The following proteins are co-located in the Solanum pennellii chromosome 8, SPENNV200 genome:
- the LOC107026890 gene encoding glycosyltransferase BC10, with the protein MQSRVVQMVEENKDPLVVPRTNGITRALPQRLLHLLMLFLFLCFTFSVASIYMIKYFGFHSIVPTIKPSLLPCLEEESKNLDSWINPPSNLLHTMSDKELLWRASMVPRVKKYPFKRVPKIAFMFLTKGPLPLAPIWERFFKGHQGFYSIYIHSLPSFEADFPVSSVFYKRQIPSQVTEWGKMSMCDAERRLLANALLDISNEWFVLLSESCIPLYNFNVIYKYISQSKHSFVGAFDDPGPYGRGRYDENMLPEVNVSQWRKGSQWFEMSRKLALFIVEDTIFYPKFAEFCRPACYVDEHYFPTMLTIQASNLLANRSITWVDWSRGGAHPATFGKSDITEEFMKRMLQGQNCTYNNRNTSICYLFARKFAPSALEPLFLLAPKYLGF; encoded by the exons ATGCAATCAAGAGTTGTTCAAATGGTGGAGGAGAATAAAGATCCATTAGTTGTACCTAGGACTAATGGCATAACTAGGGCTTTGCCACAAAGGCTGCTACACTTGCTGAtgttgtttctgtttttgtgTTTTACTTTTTCTGTGGCTAGTATTTATATGATCAAGTATTTTGGATTTCATAGCATAGTTCCTACAATAAAGCCTAGTTTATTGCCATGTCTTGAGGAAGAATCTAAAAATTTAGATAGTTGGATTAATCCTCCATCTAATTTGCTACATACTATGTCTGATAAAGAGTTGTTATGGAGGGCTTCAATGGTGCCCAGGGTAAAGAAGTATCCGTTTAAGAGGGTTCCTAAGATTGCATTCATGTTCTTGACTAAAGGACCATTGCCATTGGCACCTATTTGGGAGAGGTTTTTTAAGGGGCATCAGgggttttattcaatttatattcattcattgccatcatttgaggctgattTCCCAGTCTCGTCAGTGTTTTACAAGAGGCAAATTCCCAGCCAG GTGACAGAATGGGGAAAGATGAGTATGTGTGATGCCGAGAGAAGACTCCTTGCAAATGCATTGCTCGACATCTCCAACGAGTGGTTTGTTCTGCTTTCTGAGTCATGCATTCCGCTCTACAATTTCAATGTCATCTACAAGTACATAAGTCAGTCAAAGCATAGCTTTGTTGGTGCATTTGATGATCCTGGACCATATGGAAGAGGACGTTATGATGAGAATATGTTACCAGAGGTTAACGTTTCTCAGTGGCGCAAAGGATCACAATGGTTTGAAATGAGTAGGAAGCTTGCCCTTTTCATAGTCGAAGACACAATATTCTACCCCAAGTTTGCTGAGTTTTGCAGGCCAGCATGTTACGTAGACGAGCACTACTTCCCAACAATGCTGACTATTCAAGCATCAAATCTCTTGGCAAACAGAAGTATAACATGGGTTGACTGGTCGAGGGGCGGAGCTCACCCTGCCACTTTTGGAAAATCAGATATCACAGAAGAGTTTATGAAGAGAATGCTGCAAGGACAAAACTGTACGTACAACAACCGAAACACATCAATCTGCTATCTGTTTGCAAGGAAGTTTGCTCCAAGTGCTTTGGAACCTCTGTTTCTGCTAGCCCCAAAATACTTAGGTTTCTAG